One window of the Nodosilinea sp. PGN35 genome contains the following:
- a CDS encoding SpoIID/LytB domain-containing protein, protein MATLSLPRLQLRPLGHRRSRQWLVTVGGMAIALTTAIAAPAPAAQNPVIQVGIVQRFGENLQDRITLEALPGEQLTLSFETNGQPQTVTASRVVVGLAPEQLPEASLNERVVLGNHRSFETAEYSAQQWREKGIEPEIAQPGSWEVWANRETYNSPLVRRLLVRNLQAQGFTEVFLDSEVLGQIPRTYFEANGYRYNRDSFDIRASGGRVRVTQPGEPPVTRVYGGTLRVQPNTYGTYTLVNSVPIETYLRGVVPHEIGAGAPVPAIQAQAVLARTYALRNLRRFAIDDYELCADTQCQVYRGLTGTATVTDQAIIATQGQVLTYQNELVDALYSSTTGGVTAAFSDVWEGPDRPYLRPVVDTVYGLWNLEQYPLNSEEAIRRFIALDKGFNEDTWQLFRWRNEGTLSEITTDLKGYLGRRQHPMAGFNQVKSLRVTERANSGRVQVIDVETDLGVVQLRKDEIVRVLRPPRSLLFYLEPMYSAGAAGAPGQLSGYRFVGGGWGHAVGLSQAGSYRLGNLGWAYPRILQFYYPGTTLQPIGENLTFWQEPS, encoded by the coding sequence ATGGCTACGCTCTCCCTGCCCCGACTTCAGCTTCGACCCCTGGGCCATCGGCGATCGCGTCAGTGGTTAGTCACCGTAGGCGGTATGGCGATCGCCCTCACCACCGCGATCGCCGCCCCCGCCCCCGCCGCCCAAAACCCGGTGATTCAGGTCGGCATTGTGCAGCGCTTTGGCGAAAACCTGCAAGACCGCATCACCCTCGAAGCCCTGCCCGGCGAGCAGCTTACCCTCAGCTTTGAGACCAACGGGCAGCCCCAAACCGTCACCGCCAGCCGGGTAGTAGTCGGTCTGGCCCCCGAGCAACTGCCCGAGGCCAGTCTGAACGAGCGCGTGGTGCTCGGCAACCACCGCAGCTTCGAGACCGCCGAGTACAGCGCTCAGCAGTGGCGCGAAAAGGGCATCGAGCCCGAGATTGCCCAGCCCGGCAGCTGGGAAGTGTGGGCCAACCGCGAGACCTACAATAGCCCGCTGGTGCGCCGTTTGCTGGTGAGAAACCTCCAGGCCCAGGGGTTTACCGAAGTCTTTCTCGATAGCGAGGTGCTGGGCCAAATTCCCCGCACCTACTTTGAGGCCAACGGCTACCGCTACAACCGCGACAGCTTCGACATTCGCGCCAGCGGTGGCCGGGTGCGGGTGACCCAGCCCGGCGAGCCGCCCGTCACCCGCGTCTACGGCGGTACCCTGCGGGTGCAGCCCAACACCTACGGCACCTATACCCTGGTCAACAGCGTGCCCATCGAGACCTACCTGCGCGGGGTAGTGCCCCACGAGATCGGAGCCGGTGCCCCAGTGCCCGCCATTCAGGCCCAGGCGGTGCTGGCCCGCACCTACGCCCTGCGCAACCTGCGCCGCTTTGCCATCGACGACTACGAACTCTGTGCCGATACCCAGTGCCAGGTGTACCGGGGCCTGACGGGCACAGCAACCGTGACCGACCAGGCCATCATCGCCACCCAGGGGCAGGTGCTCACCTACCAGAATGAGCTAGTCGATGCGCTGTACTCCTCCACTACGGGCGGGGTAACCGCCGCCTTTAGCGATGTGTGGGAGGGGCCAGATCGCCCCTACCTGCGCCCGGTGGTCGATACCGTCTACGGCCTGTGGAATCTGGAGCAGTACCCGCTCAATTCTGAAGAGGCAATCCGACGATTTATCGCCCTCGACAAAGGCTTCAACGAAGACACCTGGCAGCTGTTTCGCTGGCGCAACGAGGGCACTCTGAGCGAGATCACAACAGATCTCAAGGGCTATCTGGGCCGTCGCCAGCACCCCATGGCGGGGTTTAACCAGGTGAAGTCGCTGCGGGTGACCGAGCGGGCCAACTCGGGCCGAGTGCAAGTCATCGACGTTGAGACCGACCTGGGCGTGGTGCAGCTTAGAAAAGACGAAATCGTGCGGGTCTTGCGTCCCCCCCGCAGCCTGCTCTTTTACCTGGAGCCGATGTACAGCGCTGGGGCCGCCGGGGCACCGGGGCAGCTCAGCGGCTACCGCTTTGTGGGCGGCGGTTGGGGCCACGCCGTGGGTCTTAGCCAGGCGGGCTCCTACCGGCTGGGCAACCTGGGCTGGGCCTATCCGCGCATTTTGCAGTTTTACTACCCCGGTACGACGTTGCAGCCCATCGGTGAGAATCTGACCTTTTGGCAAGAGCCGAGTTGA
- a CDS encoding DUF3611 family protein has product MLDFLRAQPSSPSPRQIAGYCRTLGWLGLVLQSLLGVIPLLVVIARILINPQWRDVRSAWGLWLAVLGLAILLFSIYWCFRYIRMAQRLEDPDLRPAKSAVKRNLKLGLLSNLALIAIAVLLALWRVTLLSIKMLTIPQGTTVVTPGAAAVPGGLITPSSMIAIQAMVSAIAAGLVGVVIALLLIYQVGRHRNSPDLFT; this is encoded by the coding sequence ATGCTCGACTTCCTCCGCGCTCAACCCTCTAGCCCCAGCCCCAGGCAAATTGCCGGCTATTGCCGCACCCTCGGCTGGCTCGGGTTGGTGCTTCAATCGCTGCTGGGGGTGATTCCGCTGCTGGTGGTGATTGCCCGCATTCTGATCAATCCCCAGTGGCGCGATGTGCGATCGGCCTGGGGGTTGTGGCTGGCGGTGCTGGGGTTGGCGATCTTGCTGTTTAGCATCTACTGGTGCTTTCGCTACATTCGTATGGCGCAGCGGCTCGAAGACCCCGACCTGCGCCCGGCCAAGTCGGCGGTGAAGCGCAACCTCAAGCTGGGGCTGCTGAGCAACCTGGCACTGATAGCGATCGCCGTGCTGCTGGCCCTGTGGCGGGTGACGCTGCTGAGCATCAAAATGCTGACCATTCCCCAGGGCACGACGGTGGTCACCCCTGGCGCAGCGGCGGTGCCCGGCGGGCTGATTACCCCCTCCAGCATGATTGCCATTCAGGCGATGGTGAGTGCGATCGCCGCTGGTCTGGTCGGCGTGGTGATCGCCCTACTGCTGATCTACCAGGTGGGTCGCCACCGCAACTCCCCCGATTTGTTTACCTAA
- a CDS encoding glucosidase: MSAEANRLAETRAQIAPWQKWGPYLSERQWGTVREDYSSDGNAWDYFPHDQARSRAYRWGEDGLGGITDDHNLLCFAIALWNGQDPILKERLFGLTNSQGNHGEDVKEYYFYLDSTPTHSYMKYLYKYPQAAYPYEDLVNTNRSRSRYELEYELLDTGIFDEDKYFDVFVEYAKADAEDVLIQISVANRGPEAAPLHLLPTLWFRNTWSWAETGDRSELKALGNGVVQAHVNNPELTDLIRDYYFYCDARVPLLFTENETNNERVFGTLNDGPYVKDGINNCVVHGKTEAVNPDGVGTKLSPHYQLTVGAGETAVVKLRLTKSPPAEVGDPFGAYFDDQLAARVREADEFYATVIPPKILADGDRANVMRQALAGMMWTKQYFYYDLDLWLRERGVTPWTPVIDKRHVRNSEWFHMMNDDIVSMPDKWEYPWYAAWDLAFHVIPISLIDPDFAKSQLMLMLREDYLHPNGQIPAYEWNFGDVNPPVHAFATWEIYVRDRERNNGQGDLEFLKYAFSKLLINFTWWVNRKDEGGNNLFEGGFLGLDNIGVFDRSSPLPTGGRLEQADGTAWMVFFSQRMFQIAIELALHDHLYEDLAIKFFEHTMWIAGAMDRIGTHQDELWDEEDGFFYDVLRLPDGNSTRLKVRSLVGLLSLMAVAVFPREAFDELPRLRERVNKFIARHPELVGNVHLPLKQGIQHRVMLSILNEDKLRQVLGKMLDENEFLSDYGIRSLSRIHLENPYRFYHEGVEYKVGYVPGDSTSGMFGGNSNWRGPIWMPVNLLLLRALLQLYSYYGDDFKMEYPTGSGDLKTLFEITQCISERLVSIFTKDENGRRPVYGGAEKFQSDPHWQDLILFYEYFHGDDGSGIGASHQTGWTGCIARVIQALGYFTPETVLDTISPGELVKYSVD; this comes from the coding sequence GTGAGCGCAGAAGCCAATCGCCTAGCCGAAACCCGTGCCCAGATTGCCCCCTGGCAAAAGTGGGGGCCTTACCTGAGCGAGCGCCAGTGGGGCACCGTGCGCGAAGACTACAGCAGTGACGGCAACGCCTGGGATTACTTTCCCCACGACCAGGCGCGATCGCGGGCCTACCGCTGGGGCGAAGACGGCCTTGGCGGCATTACCGACGACCACAATCTGCTGTGCTTTGCCATCGCCCTGTGGAATGGTCAAGATCCCATCCTCAAAGAGCGGCTGTTTGGTCTGACCAACAGCCAGGGCAACCACGGCGAAGACGTGAAGGAGTACTACTTCTACCTCGACAGCACGCCAACCCACTCCTACATGAAATACCTCTACAAGTATCCCCAGGCGGCCTACCCCTACGAAGATTTAGTGAATACTAACCGCAGCCGCAGCCGCTACGAGCTGGAGTATGAGCTGCTGGATACGGGCATTTTTGACGAAGACAAATACTTCGACGTGTTTGTGGAGTACGCCAAGGCCGACGCCGAGGATGTGTTAATCCAGATTAGCGTGGCCAACCGGGGGCCGGAGGCGGCCCCGCTGCACCTGCTGCCCACCCTGTGGTTTCGCAATACCTGGTCGTGGGCTGAAACCGGCGATAGGTCGGAGCTTAAGGCCCTGGGCAACGGGGTGGTGCAGGCCCACGTCAACAACCCGGAGCTGACGGACTTAATCCGCGACTACTACTTTTACTGCGACGCCAGGGTGCCGCTGCTGTTTACCGAAAATGAGACCAATAACGAGCGAGTCTTTGGCACCCTCAACGACGGCCCCTACGTCAAAGACGGCATCAACAACTGCGTCGTGCACGGCAAGACCGAGGCCGTCAACCCCGACGGGGTGGGTACTAAACTGTCTCCCCACTACCAGCTCACCGTGGGGGCGGGCGAGACGGCGGTGGTCAAGCTGCGCCTGACCAAGAGCCCTCCCGCTGAGGTGGGCGACCCCTTTGGAGCCTACTTTGACGACCAGTTGGCGGCGCGGGTGCGGGAGGCCGATGAGTTTTATGCCACGGTGATACCGCCCAAAATCCTGGCCGATGGCGATCGCGCCAACGTCATGCGCCAGGCCCTGGCGGGCATGATGTGGACGAAGCAGTACTTCTACTACGACCTGGATCTGTGGCTGCGGGAGCGCGGCGTCACCCCCTGGACGCCGGTAATCGACAAGCGCCACGTGCGCAACAGCGAGTGGTTCCACATGATGAACGACGACATCGTGTCGATGCCCGACAAGTGGGAGTACCCCTGGTACGCGGCGTGGGATCTGGCCTTTCACGTCATTCCCATCAGCCTGATTGACCCCGACTTTGCCAAGTCGCAGCTGATGCTGATGCTGCGGGAAGACTACCTGCACCCCAACGGCCAGATTCCGGCCTACGAGTGGAACTTTGGCGATGTCAACCCGCCCGTGCACGCCTTTGCCACCTGGGAGATCTACGTGCGCGATCGCGAGCGCAACAACGGCCAGGGTGACCTGGAATTTCTCAAATACGCCTTCTCGAAGCTGCTGATCAACTTCACCTGGTGGGTCAACCGCAAAGACGAGGGCGGCAACAACCTGTTTGAGGGTGGATTCCTCGGCCTCGACAACATCGGCGTGTTTGACCGCAGCTCGCCCCTGCCCACTGGGGGTAGGCTAGAGCAGGCCGACGGCACCGCCTGGATGGTGTTCTTTAGCCAGCGCATGTTCCAGATCGCCATCGAGCTGGCCCTGCACGACCACCTCTACGAAGACCTGGCGATCAAGTTCTTTGAGCACACCATGTGGATCGCCGGGGCGATGGATCGCATCGGCACCCACCAGGACGAGCTGTGGGACGAAGAAGATGGCTTTTTCTACGATGTGCTGCGGCTGCCCGACGGCAACTCGACCCGGCTGAAGGTGCGATCGCTAGTCGGCCTGCTGTCGCTGATGGCGGTGGCCGTCTTCCCCCGCGAAGCCTTTGACGAACTGCCCCGGCTGCGGGAGCGAGTCAACAAGTTTATCGCCCGCCACCCCGAACTGGTAGGCAACGTGCACCTGCCCCTCAAGCAGGGGATCCAACATCGGGTGATGCTGTCGATTCTCAACGAAGACAAGCTGCGTCAGGTGCTGGGCAAAATGCTCGACGAGAACGAGTTTTTGAGCGACTACGGCATTCGCTCCCTGTCGCGCATTCACCTGGAAAACCCTTACCGGTTCTACCACGAGGGGGTCGAGTACAAAGTTGGCTACGTGCCCGGCGACTCGACCTCGGGCATGTTTGGCGGCAACTCCAACTGGCGCGGCCCGATCTGGATGCCTGTCAACCTGCTGCTGCTGCGGGCGCTCTTGCAGCTCTACAGCTACTACGGCGACGATTTCAAAATGGAGTACCCCACCGGCTCAGGCGACCTCAAGACCCTGTTTGAAATCACCCAGTGCATCAGCGAGCGCCTGGTCAGCATCTTTACCAAAGATGAAAACGGTCGCCGCCCGGTCTACGGTGGGGCCGAGAAGTTTCAGAGCGACCCCCACTGGCAAGATTTAATTCTGTTCTACGAATACTTCCACGGCGACGATGGTTCGGGCATTGGAGCCAGCCACCAGACCGGCTGGACGGGCTGCATCGCCCGCGTCATTCAGGCGCTCGGCTACTTTACCCCCGAGACGGTGCTCGACACCATCTCCCCAGGGGAACTGGTCAAGTACAGCGTGGACTGA
- the psbC gene encoding photosystem II reaction center protein CP43, protein MVTLSSNSYIAGRDQESTGFAWWSGNARLINLSGKLLGAHVAHAGLIVFWAGAMTLFEVAHFVPDKPLYEQGFILLPHLATLGWGVGPGGEVINTYPYFVIGVLHLISSAVLGLGGVYHALRGPEVLEEYSSFFGYDWKDKNQMTNIIGYHLILLGCGALLLVLKACVFGGVYDTWAPGGGDVRVITNPTLNPAVIFGYLAGSPFGGDGWIVGVNNMEDIIGGHIWVGLICIAGGIWHILTKPFGWARRALIWSGEAYLSYSLGALSLMGFIASCYVWFNNTAYPSEFYGPTNAESSQAQAMTFLVRDMRLGANIGAAQGPTGLGKYLMRSPTGEIIFGGETMRFWDFQGPWLEPLRGPNGLDLDKLTNDIQDWQVRRAAEYMTHAPNASINSVGGVITEINSVNFVNPRQWLSTSHFVLGFFFLIGHLWHAGRARAAEAGFEKGIDRETEPVLAMGDLD, encoded by the coding sequence GTGGTAACGCTCTCTAGCAACTCGTATATTGCCGGGCGCGACCAAGAATCAACCGGGTTCGCCTGGTGGTCTGGTAACGCTCGCTTGATCAACCTGTCCGGCAAGCTGCTGGGTGCCCACGTGGCCCACGCTGGTCTGATTGTGTTCTGGGCCGGGGCTATGACCCTGTTTGAAGTGGCCCACTTTGTTCCCGACAAGCCTCTGTATGAGCAGGGCTTCATTCTGCTGCCTCACCTGGCTACGCTGGGCTGGGGTGTAGGGCCGGGTGGTGAAGTGATCAACACCTACCCCTACTTCGTTATCGGTGTGCTGCACCTGATTTCCTCGGCGGTGCTGGGTCTGGGCGGTGTCTACCACGCCCTGCGCGGCCCCGAAGTCCTAGAAGAGTACTCTTCTTTCTTCGGTTACGACTGGAAAGACAAAAACCAGATGACCAACATCATCGGCTATCACCTCATCCTGTTGGGTTGCGGTGCGCTGCTGCTGGTGCTGAAGGCCTGCGTCTTCGGTGGCGTCTACGACACCTGGGCACCGGGCGGTGGTGACGTGCGCGTCATCACCAACCCCACCCTCAACCCCGCCGTCATTTTCGGCTATCTGGCGGGTTCTCCCTTTGGGGGCGACGGCTGGATTGTCGGCGTCAACAACATGGAAGACATCATCGGCGGCCACATCTGGGTGGGCCTGATCTGTATTGCTGGCGGTATCTGGCACATTCTGACCAAGCCCTTTGGCTGGGCTCGCCGCGCGCTGATCTGGTCGGGTGAAGCCTACCTGTCCTACAGCCTGGGCGCACTGTCCCTGATGGGCTTTATCGCCTCCTGCTACGTGTGGTTCAACAACACCGCCTATCCCTCTGAGTTCTACGGCCCCACCAACGCCGAGTCCTCCCAGGCCCAGGCCATGACCTTCCTGGTGCGCGACATGCGCCTGGGGGCCAACATCGGTGCCGCCCAAGGCCCCACCGGCCTGGGTAAGTACCTGATGCGCTCCCCCACGGGTGAGATCATCTTCGGTGGTGAGACCATGCGCTTCTGGGACTTCCAAGGCCCCTGGCTGGAGCCCCTGCGCGGCCCCAACGGCCTTGACCTCGACAAGCTGACCAACGACATCCAGGATTGGCAGGTGCGCCGCGCCGCTGAGTACATGACTCACGCGCCCAACGCCTCGATCAACTCGGTGGGTGGTGTGATCACCGAAATCAACTCGGTGAACTTTGTGAACCCCCGCCAGTGGCTGTCTACCTCTCACTTTGTGCTGGGCTTCTTCTTCCTGATTGGCCACCTCTGGCACGCCGGTCGCGCTCGCGCGGCTGAGGCAGGCTTCGAGAAGGGCATCGATCGCGAAACCGAGCCCGTGCTCGCTATGGGCGACCTCGACTAA
- the psbD gene encoding photosystem II D2 protein (photosystem q(a) protein) — MTIAMGRAQAQRGWFDVLDDWLKRDRFVFIGWSGLLLFPCAYLAVGGWLTGTTFVTSWYTHGLASSYLEGANFLTVAVSTPANSLGHSLLLLWGPEAQGDFVRWCQLGGLWSFVALHGAFGLIGFMLRQFEVARLVGLRPYNAIAFSAPIAVFVSVFLMYPLGQSSWFFAPSFGVAAIFRFLLFLQGFHNWTLNPFHMMGVAGVLGGALLCAIHGATVENTLFKDGENANTFRAFEPTQAEETYSMVTANRFWSQIFGIAFSNKRWLHFFMLFVPVTGLWMSAVGIVGLGLNLRAYDFVSQEIRAAEDPEFETFYTKNILLNEGIRAWMAPTDQPHEKFVFPEEVLPRGNAL, encoded by the coding sequence ATGACCATAGCAATGGGACGCGCGCAAGCCCAGCGAGGATGGTTCGACGTCCTTGACGACTGGCTGAAGCGCGATCGCTTTGTATTTATCGGCTGGTCAGGCCTACTGCTGTTTCCCTGCGCCTACCTGGCGGTAGGGGGCTGGCTGACCGGCACCACCTTTGTCACGTCCTGGTACACCCACGGCCTAGCGTCGTCGTACCTGGAAGGGGCGAACTTTCTGACCGTTGCGGTCTCGACTCCGGCGAACAGCCTGGGGCACTCGCTGCTGCTGCTGTGGGGACCTGAGGCGCAGGGCGACTTTGTGCGCTGGTGCCAGCTGGGGGGACTGTGGAGCTTTGTGGCGCTGCACGGAGCCTTTGGACTGATTGGCTTCATGCTGCGGCAGTTTGAAGTGGCGCGTCTGGTGGGTCTTCGACCCTACAACGCGATCGCGTTTTCGGCTCCGATTGCGGTGTTTGTCAGCGTGTTTCTGATGTACCCTTTGGGCCAGAGCAGCTGGTTTTTTGCCCCGAGCTTCGGGGTGGCGGCGATTTTCCGGTTTCTGCTGTTTTTGCAGGGCTTCCACAACTGGACCTTGAACCCCTTCCACATGATGGGAGTAGCTGGGGTGCTGGGTGGAGCACTGCTGTGCGCGATTCACGGAGCGACCGTGGAGAACACGCTGTTCAAAGACGGCGAGAACGCCAACACCTTCCGCGCGTTTGAGCCGACCCAGGCAGAAGAGACCTACTCGATGGTGACGGCCAACCGATTCTGGTCTCAGATATTTGGGATTGCGTTTTCGAACAAGCGCTGGCTGCACTTTTTCATGCTGTTTGTGCCGGTGACGGGGCTGTGGATGAGTGCGGTGGGCATTGTGGGCCTGGGTCTGAACCTGCGGGCCTACGACTTTGTGTCCCAGGAGATTCGGGCGGCAGAAGACCCCGAGTTTGAGACCTTCTACACCAAGAACATCTTGCTGAACGAAGGCATCCGGGCCTGGATGGCACCCACCGACCAGCCCCATGAGAAGTTTGTATTCCCCGAAGAGGTACTCCCCCGTGGTAACGCTCTCTAG
- a CDS encoding photosystem I assembly protein Ycf4 has product MTASLSSTQPQTLNRTVLGARRLSNIFWAIVLTLGGLGFALAGASSYLKKNLLPFADPTQLVFIPQGIAMGFYGVVAIGLATFLWVVIGLNVGGGYNSFDKESNRLKIVRYGFWGKNRRIEIDHPLEEATAVRVAIKEGLNPKRVLYLRLKGRPDIPLTRVGQPIPLADLENQGAELARFLQVPLEGL; this is encoded by the coding sequence ATGACTGCCTCCCTCTCGTCAACTCAACCTCAAACCTTGAATCGCACTGTGCTGGGAGCCCGCCGCCTGAGCAATATCTTCTGGGCCATTGTGCTCACCCTGGGTGGGCTGGGGTTTGCCCTGGCCGGGGCCTCTAGCTACCTGAAAAAGAATCTGCTGCCCTTTGCCGACCCGACTCAGCTGGTGTTTATTCCCCAGGGCATTGCCATGGGCTTTTACGGCGTAGTGGCCATTGGTCTGGCAACGTTTTTGTGGGTGGTGATTGGCCTCAACGTAGGCGGCGGCTACAACAGCTTTGACAAAGAGAGCAACCGTCTCAAAATTGTGCGCTACGGCTTCTGGGGCAAAAATCGCCGCATCGAAATCGATCACCCCCTCGAAGAGGCGACGGCGGTGCGGGTGGCCATTAAAGAAGGACTCAACCCAAAGCGGGTTCTCTACCTGCGCCTCAAGGGACGGCCCGATATTCCTCTGACCCGAGTTGGGCAGCCAATTCCGCTGGCCGACCTGGAGAACCAGGGGGCTGAACTGGCACGGTTTTTGCAGGTGCCCCTGGAGGGGTTGTAG
- a CDS encoding peptidylprolyl isomerase yields the protein MRPFTLALATVLTLWLGACTSSANLETPTSEAQPAPGVAEVAAAPSGLPVLDGTATVEMVVNGSPIVMELDGTNAPITAGNFVDLVNRGVYDGLVFHRVVRDPQPFVAQGGDPQSKDPNVPAQQLGTGSFIDPDTQAPRYVPLEIKPAGAAEPVYSQTFEEARISDGPELPHTRGAVAMARSQAVDSASAQFYITLAELPFLDGSYAVFGYVTSGMETVDAIQQGDRIESARVTEGLENLKTE from the coding sequence ATGCGCCCTTTTACCCTGGCCCTGGCGACTGTACTGACCCTGTGGCTGGGTGCCTGCACCAGTTCTGCCAACCTGGAAACGCCTACTAGCGAGGCCCAACCGGCCCCCGGCGTGGCAGAGGTAGCGGCAGCTCCGTCTGGCCTGCCGGTTTTAGACGGCACCGCCACGGTGGAAATGGTGGTGAACGGTAGCCCGATTGTGATGGAGCTAGACGGCACCAATGCCCCCATTACCGCCGGTAATTTTGTAGACCTGGTCAATCGCGGCGTCTATGACGGTCTGGTCTTTCACCGGGTGGTGCGTGACCCGCAGCCCTTCGTGGCCCAGGGCGGTGACCCCCAGAGCAAAGACCCCAACGTGCCCGCTCAGCAGCTCGGTACCGGCAGCTTCATCGACCCCGACACCCAGGCTCCTCGCTACGTGCCGCTAGAAATTAAGCCCGCTGGGGCAGCGGAGCCTGTCTATAGCCAAACCTTTGAAGAGGCCCGCATCAGCGACGGCCCTGAGCTGCCCCACACCCGTGGGGCGGTGGCGATGGCGCGATCGCAGGCGGTGGACTCGGCCTCGGCTCAGTTCTACATCACCCTGGCGGAGCTGCCCTTCTTAGACGGCAGCTATGCGGTGTTTGGCTACGTCACCAGCGGCATGGAGACGGTCGATGCCATTCAGCAGGGCGATCGCATTGAGTCGGCGCGAGTGACTGAAGGGTTGGAGAATCTGAAGACCGAGTAG
- a CDS encoding beta-ketoacyl-ACP synthase yields MPETRVVVTGMGLVTALGTTVATTWKNLLAGKSGLCLRQPLPELPPRPMALVGNSTADLQDLLGLAVAEAIAAAGLPLPLPDCAVVIGSSRSFQSRWESMARRPDWHENPWLAALPHMGAIAVARQIHSTGPVLAPMAACATGLTAIFQGYELVRRGQCDRAIVGAAEAPITPLTLAGFEQLGALASTGCYPFDRDREGLALGEGAAVLVLESETTWRARSGPKPYGYILGAGFSADAYHRTAPDPALRGSRLALKNCLDYSGLEPEQVGYIHAHGTGTQLNDDHEVRLIQSGFASLPWVSSTKGATGHTLGASGAIGAALCLLALRHGVLPPNVGFRGHSIYPKLVTEPVAAEVGVALCLSFGFGGQNGVLALGRAGNGSVSPLGRI; encoded by the coding sequence ATGCCCGAGACCAGAGTCGTCGTTACGGGGATGGGGCTGGTGACGGCCCTGGGTACCACAGTAGCGACGACCTGGAAAAACCTGCTAGCCGGGAAATCGGGCCTTTGTCTGAGACAGCCATTGCCAGAACTGCCGCCCCGGCCCATGGCCCTGGTGGGCAACAGCACTGCTGACCTGCAAGATTTGCTGGGGCTGGCGGTAGCGGAGGCGATCGCCGCTGCTGGTCTGCCCCTTCCCCTTCCCGACTGCGCTGTAGTGATTGGCTCCAGCCGCAGCTTTCAGAGCCGCTGGGAGAGTATGGCACGGCGGCCTGACTGGCACGAAAATCCCTGGCTGGCGGCGTTGCCCCACATGGGAGCGATCGCCGTGGCCCGCCAAATTCACTCCACTGGCCCAGTACTGGCTCCGATGGCGGCCTGTGCCACGGGGCTGACGGCCATCTTTCAGGGCTACGAACTGGTGCGGCGCGGGCAGTGCGATCGCGCCATAGTCGGTGCCGCCGAAGCCCCGATTACACCCCTCACCCTGGCGGGTTTTGAGCAACTGGGTGCCCTGGCCAGTACGGGCTGTTATCCCTTCGACCGCGATCGAGAGGGGCTGGCGCTGGGGGAGGGGGCGGCGGTGCTGGTGCTGGAGTCGGAGACGACCTGGCGGGCGCGATCGGGGCCAAAACCCTACGGCTACATTCTCGGGGCCGGGTTTAGCGCCGATGCCTACCACCGCACGGCCCCAGACCCAGCGCTGAGAGGGAGCCGCTTAGCGCTCAAGAACTGCCTTGACTACAGCGGTCTGGAACCGGAGCAGGTGGGCTACATTCACGCCCACGGCACGGGAACGCAGCTCAACGACGACCACGAGGTGCGGCTGATTCAGTCGGGCTTTGCGTCGCTGCCGTGGGTGAGTTCGACCAAGGGCGCGACCGGGCACACCCTGGGGGCCTCGGGGGCGATTGGTGCGGCGCTGTGTCTACTGGCGCTGCGGCACGGGGTGCTGCCGCCGAATGTCGGGTTTCGAGGCCACAGTATCTACCCCAAACTGGTAACTGAACCTGTGGCCGCTGAGGTTGGGGTAGCGCTGTGCCTGAGCTTTGGCTTTGGCGGGCAAAACGGGGTGCTGGCCCTGGGGCGGGCCGGAAATGGGAGCGTCTCCCCATTAGGGAGGATATAG